Proteins found in one Sphaeramia orbicularis chromosome 8, fSphaOr1.1, whole genome shotgun sequence genomic segment:
- the LOC115424936 gene encoding uncharacterized protein LOC115424936 isoform X4 encodes MSRDDGGPWMKMNPVTKTTDGSQVVTSDDRPQDETKVVLPVPPALVTRYYSVMEDEGADDVFIPSSLPRLATPSCIDTLLPQGDSSGATVNNSSVTLSNGSPEGTEAKANPDYLDWHCAERELMDAQNDVDEVLDGTSEASKGCTNNNNEESTQPTGQDQTSMEAVETPAVLDQDITTGDKGLKKELEGLVILSKEQESQRESDVKTEKYLNPENEKHFDIEVEKKEKRKSIESVEKLKDIHPLEDMGSKETDDCHSLKRPISTLSGYSVNDNDFESCRPPELYQCNQNQTDATANKSPVSEIQQTVSSDNQEHVDTTSFNYNITRYDWVRTSCSTSQTPESQCHISEPLAHSDEQKELNEQQDAEGPQGCESSKIATGIQQGEQLLQRLQLVQQRQDTHLPESKFTQQVVKEVRIEQKIVINLTEGWDLAGENAKEENRVNAVNVKAEKTILKVKDVIDDDSKDQETKAKTSSSTAQLEDNSTDNKSYSEQSDKWMSADLPSINTTDASFTHIPFLTCHRFSAAETSMERQLHEVTQRKQNLQRAEGTFNLAENPDVLEIPFKSNISLEPLPTEGLQKNWQFSEQKMQKEISKEIQKELVLVNQGKIPGSYSKGETRHLKDTKLLFEAFHQDNTEGPTRHRKPPSLGIKGLFYPSVLERTQSLETFSLKSCPVSRAHSLRLYKSVTAERQKSLENLRSKSPNGGSRDKTRLYPYPKQEKHMRLYRSMDSINADDSTAVDAKRNTQNENTRVESPILKQNPFFKLRPALSLQPEVERDIREAKKREEELRRQRKTLYGENWQKSEDEEKLTFTSVPDVRHQSWRKLERVWPPPSKKDQQEPKLQWAGGQKAALWQRWESGQINGQTSKENK; translated from the exons ATGTCCCGGGATGATGGTGGACCGTGGATGAAGATGAACCCTGTGACAAAGACAACAGATGGCAGTCAAGTGGTAACCTCTGATGACAGACCCCAAGATGAAACAAAAGTTGTCCTCCCTGTCCCACCTGCTTTAGTCACAAGGTACTACAGTGTAATGGAGGATGAGGGTGCGGATGATGTCTTCATCCCATCATCTTTGCCTCGTCTCGCTACACCATCCTGCATTGACACCTTGTTACCACAGGGGGACAGCAGTGGTGCGACAGTCAATAATTCCAGTGTGACCCTTTCAAATGGGTCACCTGAAGGCACAGAGGCTAAAGCTAATCCAGACTACTTAGACTGGCATTGTGCAGAGAGGGAGTTAATGGACGCACAGAATGATGTTGATGAAGTATTAGACGGCACATCAGAGGCTTCTAaaggctgcacaaacaacaacaacgaagaaTCCACTCAACCAACAGGACAGGACCAAACTTCAATGGAGGCTGTGGAAACACCAGCAGTACTTGATCAGGATATCACAACAGGAGACAAAGGATTGAAAAAGGAACTTGAAGGTCTTGTAATTTTGAGCAAAGAACAGGAAAGCCAGAGGGAAAGTGATGTGAAGACAGAGAAATATCTAAAccctgaaaatgaaaaacattttgatattgaagtagagaaaaaagaaaaaagaaaatccattGAATCTGTGGAAAAGCTGAAGGACATTCATCCTCTTGAGGACATGGGCTCAAAAGAAACAGATGACTGTCACAGTTTGAAGAGACCTATTTCAACATTGTCTGGCTACAGTGTGAATGATAATGATTTTGAGTCCTGTAGGCCACCAGAGCTTTACCAGTGCAACCAAAATCAGACAGATGCAACAGCAAATAAGTCACCAGTGTctgaaatacaacaaacagtatCCAGTGACAATCAAGAACATGTTGACACCACGTCTTTTAACTATAACATCACAAGGTATGACTGGGTGAGGACATCGTGCAGCACTAGTCAAACACCAGAATCCCAATGCCACATCTCAGAACCTTTGGCTCACTCTGATGAGCAAAAGGAACTAAATGAGCAACAAGATGCCGAGGGACCACAGGGATGTGAAAGCAGCAAGATAGCAACGGGTATCCAACAAGGCGAGCAACTGCTTCAACGTCTGCAGCTTGTGCAACAACGACAAGACACACATTTGCCAGAGAGCAAGTTTACTCAGCAGGTTGTCAAAGAAGTCAGAATAGAGCAAAAGATTGTAATTAATTTGACAGAAGGATGGGATCTGGCAGGGGAAAATGCAAAGGAAGAAAATAGGGTTAATGCTGTGAATGTTAAGGCAGAAAAGACAATCTTGAAAGTGAAAGATGTTATAGATGATGACAGTAAAGACCAAGAAACAAAAGCAAAGACGTCTTCATCCACAGCACAGCTAGAGGACAACAGCACTGACAACAAGTCTTATAGTGAGCAAAGTGACAAATGGATGTCTGCAGACTTACCCTCAATCAACACTACTGACGCGTCTTTCACCCACATTCCCTTCTTAACCTGCCACCGATTCTCAGCAGCTGAGACATCAATGGAGAGGCAGCTCCATGAGGTGACCCAGAGGAAGCAGAACCTGCAGAGAGCTGAGGGAACATTCAATCTGGCAGAAAATCCCGATGTATTAGAGATTCCCTTCAAGAGTAATATCTCACTTGAACCACTTCCCACCGAAGGGCTCCAAAAGAACTGGCAGTTCTCAGAGCAGAAGATGCAGAAGGAGATAAGTAAAGAGATTCAGAAGGAACTTGTGCTGGTCAACCAGGGGAAGATCCCAGGGAGCTACAGCAAAGGTGAAACTCGCCATTTAAAGGATACTAAACTGCTGTTTGAAGCTTTCCATCAGGACAACACAGAGGGTCCAACAAGGCACAGAAAGCCTCCCTCTTTAGGAATAAAAGGTCTTTTTTATCCATCTGTGCTTGAGCGCACACAGAGTTTAGAGACGTTTTCACTCAAAAGTTGCCCTGTTTCAAGAGCACATTCTCTCCGCCTGTATAAATCTGTAACTGCAGAGAGACAGAAAAGTCTGGAAAACCTCAGATCAAAGAGCCCAAATGGGGGCTCCCGAGACAAAACACGTTTATATCCTTACccgaaacaagaaaaacacatgcgtCTGTACAGAAGCATGGACTCCATCAATGCTGATGACTCTACAGCTGTGGACGCAAAGAGAAACACACAGAATGAAAACACCAGAGTAGAGTCTCCCATCCTCAAACAGAACCCATTCTTTAAGTTGCGTCCAGCCCTGTCTCTACAGCCAGAGGTAGAGAGGGACATAAGGGaggcaaagaaaagagaagaggagCTGCGCCGACAGAGAAAAACACTGTATGGAGAAAACTGGCAGAAATCTGAAGATGAAGAAAAGCTGACATTCACATCGGTACCAG ATGTCAGGCATCAGTCCTGGAGGAAACTTGAACGAGTTTGGCCACCGCCCTCAAAAAAAGACCAG CAGGAGCCAAAACTTCAGTGGGCAGGAGGACAGAAAGCTGCTCTGTGGCAGCGCTGGGAGTCTGGTCAGATCAACGGGCAAACATCAAAGGAAAACAAATGA
- the LOC115424936 gene encoding uncharacterized protein LOC115424936 isoform X3 — protein MSRDDGGPWMKMNPVTKTTDGSQVVTSDDRPQDETKVVLPVPPALVTRYYSVMEDEGADDVFIPSSLPRLATPSCIDTLLPQGDSSGATVNNSSVTLSNGSPEGTEAKANPDYLDWHCAERELMDAQNDVDEVLDGTSEASKGCTNNNNEESTQPTGQDQTSMEAVETPAVLDQDITTGDKGLKKELEGLVILSKEQESQRESDVKTEKYLNPENEKHFDIEVEKKEKRKSIESVEKLKDIHPLEDMGSKETDDCHSLKRPISTLSGYSVNDNDFESCRPPELYQCNQNQTDATANKSPVSEIQQTVSSDNQEHVDTTSFNYNITRYDWVRTSCSTSQTPESQCHISEPLAHSDEQKELNEQQDAEGPQGCESSKIATGIQQGEQLLQRLQLVQQRQDTHLPESKFTQQVVKEVRIEQKIVINLTEGWDLAGENAKEENRVNAVNVKAEKTILKVKDVIDDDSKDQETKAKTSSSTAQLEDNSTDNKSYSEQSDKWMSADLPSINTTDASFTHIPFLTCHRFSAAETSMERQLHEVTQRKQNLQRAEGTFNLAENPDVLEIPFKSNISLEPLPTEGLQKNWQFSEQKMQKEISKEIQKELVLVNQGKIPGSYSKGETRHLKDTKLLFEAFHQDNTEGPTRHRKPPSLGIKGLFYPSVLERTQSLETFSLKSCPVSRAHSLRLYKSVTAERQKSLENLRSKSPNGGSRDKTRLYPYPKQEKHMRLYRSMDSINADDSTAVDAKRNTQNENTRVESPILKQNPFFKLRPALSLQPEVERDIREAKKREEELRRQRKTLYGENWQKSEDEEKLTFTSVPDVRHQSWRKLERVWPPPSKKDQVKSEQTQEPKLQWAGGQKAALWQRWESGQINGQTSKENK, from the exons ATGTCCCGGGATGATGGTGGACCGTGGATGAAGATGAACCCTGTGACAAAGACAACAGATGGCAGTCAAGTGGTAACCTCTGATGACAGACCCCAAGATGAAACAAAAGTTGTCCTCCCTGTCCCACCTGCTTTAGTCACAAGGTACTACAGTGTAATGGAGGATGAGGGTGCGGATGATGTCTTCATCCCATCATCTTTGCCTCGTCTCGCTACACCATCCTGCATTGACACCTTGTTACCACAGGGGGACAGCAGTGGTGCGACAGTCAATAATTCCAGTGTGACCCTTTCAAATGGGTCACCTGAAGGCACAGAGGCTAAAGCTAATCCAGACTACTTAGACTGGCATTGTGCAGAGAGGGAGTTAATGGACGCACAGAATGATGTTGATGAAGTATTAGACGGCACATCAGAGGCTTCTAaaggctgcacaaacaacaacaacgaagaaTCCACTCAACCAACAGGACAGGACCAAACTTCAATGGAGGCTGTGGAAACACCAGCAGTACTTGATCAGGATATCACAACAGGAGACAAAGGATTGAAAAAGGAACTTGAAGGTCTTGTAATTTTGAGCAAAGAACAGGAAAGCCAGAGGGAAAGTGATGTGAAGACAGAGAAATATCTAAAccctgaaaatgaaaaacattttgatattgaagtagagaaaaaagaaaaaagaaaatccattGAATCTGTGGAAAAGCTGAAGGACATTCATCCTCTTGAGGACATGGGCTCAAAAGAAACAGATGACTGTCACAGTTTGAAGAGACCTATTTCAACATTGTCTGGCTACAGTGTGAATGATAATGATTTTGAGTCCTGTAGGCCACCAGAGCTTTACCAGTGCAACCAAAATCAGACAGATGCAACAGCAAATAAGTCACCAGTGTctgaaatacaacaaacagtatCCAGTGACAATCAAGAACATGTTGACACCACGTCTTTTAACTATAACATCACAAGGTATGACTGGGTGAGGACATCGTGCAGCACTAGTCAAACACCAGAATCCCAATGCCACATCTCAGAACCTTTGGCTCACTCTGATGAGCAAAAGGAACTAAATGAGCAACAAGATGCCGAGGGACCACAGGGATGTGAAAGCAGCAAGATAGCAACGGGTATCCAACAAGGCGAGCAACTGCTTCAACGTCTGCAGCTTGTGCAACAACGACAAGACACACATTTGCCAGAGAGCAAGTTTACTCAGCAGGTTGTCAAAGAAGTCAGAATAGAGCAAAAGATTGTAATTAATTTGACAGAAGGATGGGATCTGGCAGGGGAAAATGCAAAGGAAGAAAATAGGGTTAATGCTGTGAATGTTAAGGCAGAAAAGACAATCTTGAAAGTGAAAGATGTTATAGATGATGACAGTAAAGACCAAGAAACAAAAGCAAAGACGTCTTCATCCACAGCACAGCTAGAGGACAACAGCACTGACAACAAGTCTTATAGTGAGCAAAGTGACAAATGGATGTCTGCAGACTTACCCTCAATCAACACTACTGACGCGTCTTTCACCCACATTCCCTTCTTAACCTGCCACCGATTCTCAGCAGCTGAGACATCAATGGAGAGGCAGCTCCATGAGGTGACCCAGAGGAAGCAGAACCTGCAGAGAGCTGAGGGAACATTCAATCTGGCAGAAAATCCCGATGTATTAGAGATTCCCTTCAAGAGTAATATCTCACTTGAACCACTTCCCACCGAAGGGCTCCAAAAGAACTGGCAGTTCTCAGAGCAGAAGATGCAGAAGGAGATAAGTAAAGAGATTCAGAAGGAACTTGTGCTGGTCAACCAGGGGAAGATCCCAGGGAGCTACAGCAAAGGTGAAACTCGCCATTTAAAGGATACTAAACTGCTGTTTGAAGCTTTCCATCAGGACAACACAGAGGGTCCAACAAGGCACAGAAAGCCTCCCTCTTTAGGAATAAAAGGTCTTTTTTATCCATCTGTGCTTGAGCGCACACAGAGTTTAGAGACGTTTTCACTCAAAAGTTGCCCTGTTTCAAGAGCACATTCTCTCCGCCTGTATAAATCTGTAACTGCAGAGAGACAGAAAAGTCTGGAAAACCTCAGATCAAAGAGCCCAAATGGGGGCTCCCGAGACAAAACACGTTTATATCCTTACccgaaacaagaaaaacacatgcgtCTGTACAGAAGCATGGACTCCATCAATGCTGATGACTCTACAGCTGTGGACGCAAAGAGAAACACACAGAATGAAAACACCAGAGTAGAGTCTCCCATCCTCAAACAGAACCCATTCTTTAAGTTGCGTCCAGCCCTGTCTCTACAGCCAGAGGTAGAGAGGGACATAAGGGaggcaaagaaaagagaagaggagCTGCGCCGACAGAGAAAAACACTGTATGGAGAAAACTGGCAGAAATCTGAAGATGAAGAAAAGCTGACATTCACATCGGTACCAG ATGTCAGGCATCAGTCCTGGAGGAAACTTGAACGAGTTTGGCCACCGCCCTCAAAAAAAGACCAGGTGAAATCTGAGCAGACTCAG GAGCCAAAACTTCAGTGGGCAGGAGGACAGAAAGCTGCTCTGTGGCAGCGCTGGGAGTCTGGTCAGATCAACGGGCAAACATCAAAGGAAAACAAATGA
- the LOC115424936 gene encoding uncharacterized protein LOC115424936 isoform X5, whose protein sequence is MSRDDGGPWMKMNPVTKTTDGSQVVTSDDRPQDETKVVLPVPPALVTRYYSVMEDEGADDVFIPSSLPRLATPSCIDTLLPQGDSSGATVNNSSVTLSNGSPEGTEAKANPDYLDWHCAERELMDAQNDVDEVLDGTSEASKGCTNNNNEESTQPTGQDQTSMEAVETPAVLDQDITTGDKGLKKELEGLVILSKEQESQRESDVKTEKYLNPENEKHFDIEVEKKEKRKSIESVEKLKDIHPLEDMGSKETDDCHSLKRPISTLSGYSVNDNDFESCRPPELYQCNQNQTDATANKSPVSEIQQTVSSDNQEHVDTTSFNYNITRYDWVRTSCSTSQTPESQCHISEPLAHSDEQKELNEQQDAEGPQGCESSKIATGIQQGEQLLQRLQLVQQRQDTHLPESKFTQQVVKEVRIEQKIVINLTEGWDLAGENAKEENRVNAVNVKAEKTILKVKDVIDDDSKDQETKAKTSSSTAQLEDNSTDNKSYSEQSDKWMSADLPSINTTDASFTHIPFLTCHRFSAAETSMERQLHEVTQRKQNLQRAEGTFNLAENPDVLEIPFKSNISLEPLPTEGLQKNWQFSEQKMQKEISKEIQKELVLVNQGKIPGSYSKGETRHLKDTKLLFEAFHQDNTEGPTRHRKPPSLGIKGLFYPSVLERTQSLETFSLKSCPVSRAHSLRLYKSVTAERQKSLENLRSKSPNGGSRDKTRLYPYPKQEKHMRLYRSMDSINADDSTAVDAKRNTQNENTRVESPILKQNPFFKLRPALSLQPEVERDIREAKKREEELRRQRKTLYGENWQKSEDEEKLTFTSVPDVRHQSWRKLERVWPPPSKKDQEPKLQWAGGQKAALWQRWESGQINGQTSKENK, encoded by the exons ATGTCCCGGGATGATGGTGGACCGTGGATGAAGATGAACCCTGTGACAAAGACAACAGATGGCAGTCAAGTGGTAACCTCTGATGACAGACCCCAAGATGAAACAAAAGTTGTCCTCCCTGTCCCACCTGCTTTAGTCACAAGGTACTACAGTGTAATGGAGGATGAGGGTGCGGATGATGTCTTCATCCCATCATCTTTGCCTCGTCTCGCTACACCATCCTGCATTGACACCTTGTTACCACAGGGGGACAGCAGTGGTGCGACAGTCAATAATTCCAGTGTGACCCTTTCAAATGGGTCACCTGAAGGCACAGAGGCTAAAGCTAATCCAGACTACTTAGACTGGCATTGTGCAGAGAGGGAGTTAATGGACGCACAGAATGATGTTGATGAAGTATTAGACGGCACATCAGAGGCTTCTAaaggctgcacaaacaacaacaacgaagaaTCCACTCAACCAACAGGACAGGACCAAACTTCAATGGAGGCTGTGGAAACACCAGCAGTACTTGATCAGGATATCACAACAGGAGACAAAGGATTGAAAAAGGAACTTGAAGGTCTTGTAATTTTGAGCAAAGAACAGGAAAGCCAGAGGGAAAGTGATGTGAAGACAGAGAAATATCTAAAccctgaaaatgaaaaacattttgatattgaagtagagaaaaaagaaaaaagaaaatccattGAATCTGTGGAAAAGCTGAAGGACATTCATCCTCTTGAGGACATGGGCTCAAAAGAAACAGATGACTGTCACAGTTTGAAGAGACCTATTTCAACATTGTCTGGCTACAGTGTGAATGATAATGATTTTGAGTCCTGTAGGCCACCAGAGCTTTACCAGTGCAACCAAAATCAGACAGATGCAACAGCAAATAAGTCACCAGTGTctgaaatacaacaaacagtatCCAGTGACAATCAAGAACATGTTGACACCACGTCTTTTAACTATAACATCACAAGGTATGACTGGGTGAGGACATCGTGCAGCACTAGTCAAACACCAGAATCCCAATGCCACATCTCAGAACCTTTGGCTCACTCTGATGAGCAAAAGGAACTAAATGAGCAACAAGATGCCGAGGGACCACAGGGATGTGAAAGCAGCAAGATAGCAACGGGTATCCAACAAGGCGAGCAACTGCTTCAACGTCTGCAGCTTGTGCAACAACGACAAGACACACATTTGCCAGAGAGCAAGTTTACTCAGCAGGTTGTCAAAGAAGTCAGAATAGAGCAAAAGATTGTAATTAATTTGACAGAAGGATGGGATCTGGCAGGGGAAAATGCAAAGGAAGAAAATAGGGTTAATGCTGTGAATGTTAAGGCAGAAAAGACAATCTTGAAAGTGAAAGATGTTATAGATGATGACAGTAAAGACCAAGAAACAAAAGCAAAGACGTCTTCATCCACAGCACAGCTAGAGGACAACAGCACTGACAACAAGTCTTATAGTGAGCAAAGTGACAAATGGATGTCTGCAGACTTACCCTCAATCAACACTACTGACGCGTCTTTCACCCACATTCCCTTCTTAACCTGCCACCGATTCTCAGCAGCTGAGACATCAATGGAGAGGCAGCTCCATGAGGTGACCCAGAGGAAGCAGAACCTGCAGAGAGCTGAGGGAACATTCAATCTGGCAGAAAATCCCGATGTATTAGAGATTCCCTTCAAGAGTAATATCTCACTTGAACCACTTCCCACCGAAGGGCTCCAAAAGAACTGGCAGTTCTCAGAGCAGAAGATGCAGAAGGAGATAAGTAAAGAGATTCAGAAGGAACTTGTGCTGGTCAACCAGGGGAAGATCCCAGGGAGCTACAGCAAAGGTGAAACTCGCCATTTAAAGGATACTAAACTGCTGTTTGAAGCTTTCCATCAGGACAACACAGAGGGTCCAACAAGGCACAGAAAGCCTCCCTCTTTAGGAATAAAAGGTCTTTTTTATCCATCTGTGCTTGAGCGCACACAGAGTTTAGAGACGTTTTCACTCAAAAGTTGCCCTGTTTCAAGAGCACATTCTCTCCGCCTGTATAAATCTGTAACTGCAGAGAGACAGAAAAGTCTGGAAAACCTCAGATCAAAGAGCCCAAATGGGGGCTCCCGAGACAAAACACGTTTATATCCTTACccgaaacaagaaaaacacatgcgtCTGTACAGAAGCATGGACTCCATCAATGCTGATGACTCTACAGCTGTGGACGCAAAGAGAAACACACAGAATGAAAACACCAGAGTAGAGTCTCCCATCCTCAAACAGAACCCATTCTTTAAGTTGCGTCCAGCCCTGTCTCTACAGCCAGAGGTAGAGAGGGACATAAGGGaggcaaagaaaagagaagaggagCTGCGCCGACAGAGAAAAACACTGTATGGAGAAAACTGGCAGAAATCTGAAGATGAAGAAAAGCTGACATTCACATCGGTACCAG ATGTCAGGCATCAGTCCTGGAGGAAACTTGAACGAGTTTGGCCACCGCCCTCAAAAAAAGACCAG GAGCCAAAACTTCAGTGGGCAGGAGGACAGAAAGCTGCTCTGTGGCAGCGCTGGGAGTCTGGTCAGATCAACGGGCAAACATCAAAGGAAAACAAATGA
- the LOC115424936 gene encoding uncharacterized protein LOC115424936 isoform X1, giving the protein MSRDDGGPWMKMNPVTKTTDGSQVVTSDDRPQDETKVVLPVPPALVTRYYSVMEDEGADDVFIPSSLPRLATPSCIDTLLPQGDSSGATVNNSSVTLSNGSPEGTEAKANPDYLDWHCAERELMDAQNDVDEVLDGTSEASKGCTNNNNEESTQPTGQDQTSMEAVETPAVLDQDITTGDKGLKKELEGLVILSKEQESQRESDVKTEKYLNPENEKHFDIEVEKKEKRKSIESVEKLKDIHPLEDMGSKETDDCHSLKRPISTLSGYSVNDNDFESCRPPELYQCNQNQTDATANKSPVSEIQQTVSSDNQEHVDTTSFNYNITRYDWVRTSCSTSQTPESQCHISEPLAHSDEQKELNEQQDAEGPQGCESSKIATGIQQGEQLLQRLQLVQQRQDTHLPESKFTQQVVKEVRIEQKIVINLTEGWDLAGENAKEENRVNAVNVKAEKTILKVKDVIDDDSKDQETKAKTSSSTAQLEDNSTDNKSYSEQSDKWMSADLPSINTTDASFTHIPFLTCHRFSAAETSMERQLHEVTQRKQNLQRAEGTFNLAENPDVLEIPFKSNISLEPLPTEGLQKNWQFSEQKMQKEISKEIQKELVLVNQGKIPGSYSKGETRHLKDTKLLFEAFHQDNTEGPTRHRKPPSLGIKGLFYPSVLERTQSLETFSLKSCPVSRAHSLRLYKSVTAERQKSLENLRSKSPNGGSRDKTRLYPYPKQEKHMRLYRSMDSINADDSTAVDAKRNTQNENTRVESPILKQNPFFKLRPALSLQPEVERDIREAKKREEELRRQRKTLYGENWQKSEDEEKLTFTSVPDVRHQSWRKLERVWPPPSKKDQVKSEQTQVMCHFSLNTMVVFLVFATFLNLPVCCCYTNNLQYKLRQMHISVYSDTTCNLF; this is encoded by the exons ATGTCCCGGGATGATGGTGGACCGTGGATGAAGATGAACCCTGTGACAAAGACAACAGATGGCAGTCAAGTGGTAACCTCTGATGACAGACCCCAAGATGAAACAAAAGTTGTCCTCCCTGTCCCACCTGCTTTAGTCACAAGGTACTACAGTGTAATGGAGGATGAGGGTGCGGATGATGTCTTCATCCCATCATCTTTGCCTCGTCTCGCTACACCATCCTGCATTGACACCTTGTTACCACAGGGGGACAGCAGTGGTGCGACAGTCAATAATTCCAGTGTGACCCTTTCAAATGGGTCACCTGAAGGCACAGAGGCTAAAGCTAATCCAGACTACTTAGACTGGCATTGTGCAGAGAGGGAGTTAATGGACGCACAGAATGATGTTGATGAAGTATTAGACGGCACATCAGAGGCTTCTAaaggctgcacaaacaacaacaacgaagaaTCCACTCAACCAACAGGACAGGACCAAACTTCAATGGAGGCTGTGGAAACACCAGCAGTACTTGATCAGGATATCACAACAGGAGACAAAGGATTGAAAAAGGAACTTGAAGGTCTTGTAATTTTGAGCAAAGAACAGGAAAGCCAGAGGGAAAGTGATGTGAAGACAGAGAAATATCTAAAccctgaaaatgaaaaacattttgatattgaagtagagaaaaaagaaaaaagaaaatccattGAATCTGTGGAAAAGCTGAAGGACATTCATCCTCTTGAGGACATGGGCTCAAAAGAAACAGATGACTGTCACAGTTTGAAGAGACCTATTTCAACATTGTCTGGCTACAGTGTGAATGATAATGATTTTGAGTCCTGTAGGCCACCAGAGCTTTACCAGTGCAACCAAAATCAGACAGATGCAACAGCAAATAAGTCACCAGTGTctgaaatacaacaaacagtatCCAGTGACAATCAAGAACATGTTGACACCACGTCTTTTAACTATAACATCACAAGGTATGACTGGGTGAGGACATCGTGCAGCACTAGTCAAACACCAGAATCCCAATGCCACATCTCAGAACCTTTGGCTCACTCTGATGAGCAAAAGGAACTAAATGAGCAACAAGATGCCGAGGGACCACAGGGATGTGAAAGCAGCAAGATAGCAACGGGTATCCAACAAGGCGAGCAACTGCTTCAACGTCTGCAGCTTGTGCAACAACGACAAGACACACATTTGCCAGAGAGCAAGTTTACTCAGCAGGTTGTCAAAGAAGTCAGAATAGAGCAAAAGATTGTAATTAATTTGACAGAAGGATGGGATCTGGCAGGGGAAAATGCAAAGGAAGAAAATAGGGTTAATGCTGTGAATGTTAAGGCAGAAAAGACAATCTTGAAAGTGAAAGATGTTATAGATGATGACAGTAAAGACCAAGAAACAAAAGCAAAGACGTCTTCATCCACAGCACAGCTAGAGGACAACAGCACTGACAACAAGTCTTATAGTGAGCAAAGTGACAAATGGATGTCTGCAGACTTACCCTCAATCAACACTACTGACGCGTCTTTCACCCACATTCCCTTCTTAACCTGCCACCGATTCTCAGCAGCTGAGACATCAATGGAGAGGCAGCTCCATGAGGTGACCCAGAGGAAGCAGAACCTGCAGAGAGCTGAGGGAACATTCAATCTGGCAGAAAATCCCGATGTATTAGAGATTCCCTTCAAGAGTAATATCTCACTTGAACCACTTCCCACCGAAGGGCTCCAAAAGAACTGGCAGTTCTCAGAGCAGAAGATGCAGAAGGAGATAAGTAAAGAGATTCAGAAGGAACTTGTGCTGGTCAACCAGGGGAAGATCCCAGGGAGCTACAGCAAAGGTGAAACTCGCCATTTAAAGGATACTAAACTGCTGTTTGAAGCTTTCCATCAGGACAACACAGAGGGTCCAACAAGGCACAGAAAGCCTCCCTCTTTAGGAATAAAAGGTCTTTTTTATCCATCTGTGCTTGAGCGCACACAGAGTTTAGAGACGTTTTCACTCAAAAGTTGCCCTGTTTCAAGAGCACATTCTCTCCGCCTGTATAAATCTGTAACTGCAGAGAGACAGAAAAGTCTGGAAAACCTCAGATCAAAGAGCCCAAATGGGGGCTCCCGAGACAAAACACGTTTATATCCTTACccgaaacaagaaaaacacatgcgtCTGTACAGAAGCATGGACTCCATCAATGCTGATGACTCTACAGCTGTGGACGCAAAGAGAAACACACAGAATGAAAACACCAGAGTAGAGTCTCCCATCCTCAAACAGAACCCATTCTTTAAGTTGCGTCCAGCCCTGTCTCTACAGCCAGAGGTAGAGAGGGACATAAGGGaggcaaagaaaagagaagaggagCTGCGCCGACAGAGAAAAACACTGTATGGAGAAAACTGGCAGAAATCTGAAGATGAAGAAAAGCTGACATTCACATCGGTACCAG ATGTCAGGCATCAGTCCTGGAGGAAACTTGAACGAGTTTGGCCACCGCCCTCAAAAAAAGACCAGGTGAAATCTGAGCAGACTCAGGTGATGTGTCATTTTTCATTAAATACAATGGTTGTTTTTCTGGTTTTTGCTACCT TTCTG AATCTGCCTG